A section of the Pseudomonas fluorescens genome encodes:
- a CDS encoding site-specific integrase, with the protein MDVSYITDQMPLIDEPTLDPSRLALKAQEAAAGFVASGTAENTVRSYRSALAYWSAWLHLRYGVAMGDAPVQSTVVIQFVVDHLARPLANGAWTYLLPPTIDAALVAARVKAKPGPLSYNTVCHRLSALGRWHRFNNWESPTEALAVKTLLRDARKAQARQGVVVRKKTAAVVEALEAMLATCTDGIRGTRDSALLLMAWSGGGRRRSEVTGLQVDDVRKLDEDTWLYTLGVTKTDTTGSRREKPLLGRAAHALTAWLIAAPADTGPLFRRLYKGGKVSPFGLSSDQVARIVQRRAKLAGLDGDWAAHSLRSGFVTEAGRQGAPLGEVMAMTEHRSVETVMGYFQAGVLLSSRASMLLQPLPAPSGPTNQPD; encoded by the coding sequence TTGGACGTATCATATATTACTGATCAGATGCCGTTGATCGACGAGCCCACCCTAGACCCCAGTAGATTGGCGTTGAAGGCTCAGGAGGCGGCCGCAGGCTTTGTTGCCAGCGGCACCGCCGAAAACACGGTACGGAGCTATCGCAGCGCCCTCGCCTACTGGTCGGCTTGGCTGCACCTGCGCTACGGCGTTGCGATGGGCGATGCGCCTGTACAGTCGACTGTAGTCATTCAGTTCGTGGTGGATCACCTGGCGCGCCCACTGGCAAATGGTGCATGGACCTATCTGCTACCGCCGACCATCGATGCCGCGTTAGTCGCGGCACGTGTGAAGGCAAAGCCGGGACCTCTGAGCTACAACACGGTATGTCATCGGCTTTCGGCACTGGGCAGGTGGCATCGCTTCAACAACTGGGAAAGCCCAACTGAAGCACTGGCAGTGAAAACGCTGCTGCGAGATGCGCGAAAAGCCCAGGCGCGCCAGGGGGTAGTTGTCCGCAAAAAGACGGCAGCTGTGGTGGAGGCTCTGGAGGCCATGTTGGCGACCTGTACGGATGGCATTCGCGGTACTCGTGATAGCGCCCTCCTCCTGATGGCGTGGAGTGGCGGCGGGCGTCGTCGATCCGAGGTGACCGGCCTGCAGGTCGACGATGTGCGCAAACTGGATGAAGACACTTGGCTCTATACGCTGGGCGTCACCAAAACAGACACCACGGGATCCCGTCGCGAAAAACCTCTGCTGGGTCGCGCTGCACACGCGTTGACGGCTTGGCTCATCGCCGCGCCCGCCGATACCGGTCCGCTTTTTCGGCGCCTCTACAAGGGCGGCAAAGTCAGCCCGTTCGGACTATCGTCTGATCAGGTAGCACGGATCGTTCAGCGCCGCGCCAAATTGGCTGGCCTCGACGGCGACTGGGCCGCGCACAGCTTACGCTCGGGCTTTGTAACGGAAGCGGGTCGCCAGGGGGCCCCATTGGGTGAAGTGATGGCCATGACTGAACATCGCAGTGTCGAAACCGTTATGGGCTACTTCCAAGCCGGAGTGCTGCTGAGCAGCCGCGCCTCGATGTTGCTTCAACCCCTGCCCGCCCCATCAGGCCCAACCAACCAGCCTGACTAG
- a CDS encoding site-specific integrase: MSHEIERYLQAGTRPNTRRSYRQALEHFEVAWGGFLPATSDAIVRYLVDHAATLSSNTLKLRLAALAQWHVSQGFPDPTKTPLVRQILKGIRTLHPKPEKQAEPLQLRELEQCVAWLERAGEKALDEGDLPQLLRCWRNRALLLIGFWRAFRSDELCRLQVEHIQVRPGEGMQLFLPWSKGDRDNQGQTYSAPALARLCPVQAYNDWICVAGIARGPVFRGIDRWGHLREQGLHPHSVIPLLRAVLKAAGLPAELYSSHSLRRGFATWATRSGWDQKALMGYVGWRDAKSVLLYVDSTGFFPGQLRPMVPGLEAEALSSLPRPIALPGS, translated from the coding sequence ATGAGCCACGAGATCGAGCGGTACCTGCAGGCCGGTACCCGCCCCAACACCCGGCGCAGCTACCGGCAAGCGCTCGAGCACTTCGAGGTCGCCTGGGGCGGCTTTCTGCCGGCGACCAGCGATGCCATCGTGCGTTACTTGGTCGATCACGCCGCCACGTTGTCCAGCAACACCCTCAAGCTGCGCCTGGCGGCCTTGGCGCAGTGGCATGTCAGCCAGGGCTTCCCGGATCCGACCAAGACCCCGCTGGTTCGTCAGATCCTCAAGGGCATTCGTACCTTGCACCCGAAGCCGGAGAAGCAGGCCGAACCGCTGCAGCTGCGCGAACTGGAGCAGTGCGTGGCGTGGCTGGAGCGGGCGGGCGAGAAAGCACTGGACGAGGGCGACCTGCCGCAGCTGTTGCGCTGCTGGCGTAATCGCGCATTGCTGCTGATCGGCTTCTGGCGCGCCTTTCGCAGCGACGAACTGTGCCGCCTGCAGGTCGAGCACATCCAGGTACGGCCGGGGGAGGGCATGCAGCTGTTCCTGCCGTGGAGCAAGGGCGACCGTGACAACCAGGGACAGACCTACAGTGCGCCGGCGCTGGCCCGCCTCTGCCCGGTGCAGGCCTACAACGACTGGATCTGTGTCGCCGGCATCGCCCGCGGTCCGGTGTTCCGCGGCATTGACCGCTGGGGTCACCTGCGCGAGCAGGGCCTGCACCCGCACAGCGTCATCCCGCTGCTGCGGGCGGTACTGAAAGCGGCCGGATTGCCCGCCGAGTTGTATAGCAGCCACTCCCTACGCCGTGGCTTTGCCACCTGGGCCACGCGCAGTGGCTGGGACCAGAAGGCGTTGATGGGCTATGTCGGTTGGCGCGATGCCAAGTCGGTACTGCTCTATGTGGACAGCACCGGCTTTTTCCCCGGGCAACTGCGGCCGATGGTGCCAGGCCTGGAGGCGGAGGCTTTGTCGAGTTTGCCTCGTCCAATTGCACTGCCGGGCAGTTGA
- a CDS encoding LysR family transcriptional regulator — MTIREDTFASIDLNLLVVFMCIYKEQSITLAAKSLGVTQPAVSNSLVKLRDKFNDPLFTRSGRGIVATPKAKKIASELCPAMRLITATLASNFR, encoded by the coding sequence ATGACTATTCGCGAGGACACATTTGCATCCATCGATCTCAATTTATTGGTGGTTTTTATGTGTATTTACAAGGAACAAAGTATAACGTTAGCAGCCAAGAGTCTTGGCGTAACACAGCCAGCCGTAAGCAATTCGCTGGTCAAGCTACGTGACAAATTTAATGATCCGCTCTTTACTCGTTCGGGCAGGGGTATTGTGGCAACACCGAAAGCGAAAAAAATTGCTTCTGAATTATGTCCAGCGATGAGACTGATTACAGCCACACTAGCATCGAACTTTAGATAA
- a CDS encoding ArsR/SmtB family transcription factor, with translation MVNSRSKLTEVDLLLKALASPQRRLILEWLRDPEKHFPQQEHAFLLGVCAGQIERKCKLAQSTVSDHLRTLHRTGLITCQKLGPIHFFQTLRIHHRNAGENIESDAVKGI, from the coding sequence ATGGTGAACTCCCGCAGTAAACTTACGGAAGTGGATCTACTTCTTAAAGCGTTAGCCAGCCCCCAGCGCCGGTTGATCCTTGAGTGGCTCCGTGACCCAGAGAAACACTTTCCGCAGCAGGAACATGCATTCCTGCTCGGTGTGTGTGCCGGCCAGATTGAGCGCAAGTGCAAGTTGGCCCAATCGACCGTGTCCGATCACTTGCGCACGCTGCATCGCACAGGATTGATTACTTGCCAAAAGCTCGGCCCGATCCATTTTTTTCAAACGCTGCGAATACACCATCGAAATGCTGGTGAAAACATTGAAAGCGATGCTGTAAAGGGGATTTGA
- a CDS encoding alpha/beta hydrolase — protein MNLPLAISELQQEPQSGLVYRRVIRAAAPRARLLLLHGVGGNETNLAGLSGFIPEGIEILLVRSRLQIAAEGFAWFQVNFTNEGPVIVEEQAETSRQKLVELVTALPQMPTVIAGFSQGGILSASVGLSAPHCVLGFGLFSGRILPELAPHIASAQALSSLSAFIAHGYGDNKLPVSWAQKADAWLHQLNVHHETYLYDMGHEITNEEVEDFIQWLKPVLNIA, from the coding sequence ATGAACCTGCCACTAGCCATTTCAGAACTGCAGCAAGAACCGCAATCCGGCCTTGTCTATCGTCGGGTAATCCGTGCTGCTGCCCCTCGTGCACGTCTCCTGCTATTGCATGGTGTAGGCGGTAATGAAACCAATCTGGCAGGCCTTTCCGGCTTTATCCCAGAAGGAATTGAAATATTGCTGGTACGCAGCCGCCTGCAAATCGCAGCTGAGGGCTTTGCCTGGTTTCAGGTAAATTTCACCAACGAAGGCCCGGTGATCGTTGAAGAGCAAGCGGAAACCAGCCGCCAGAAACTAGTGGAGCTTGTAACTGCCTTACCACAAATGCCTACAGTGATAGCTGGCTTTAGCCAGGGCGGTATTCTCAGTGCAAGCGTCGGGCTTAGCGCCCCTCATTGCGTGCTAGGCTTTGGCTTGTTCAGCGGCAGAATTCTCCCTGAGCTGGCACCACACATTGCCAGCGCTCAAGCATTGAGTTCGCTATCGGCGTTTATTGCTCATGGCTATGGTGATAACAAGCTCCCCGTGTCTTGGGCACAAAAAGCGGATGCCTGGTTGCACCAACTGAACGTGCATCATGAAACATACCTGTACGACATGGGCCACGAAATCACCAATGAAGAAGTGGAAGATTTCATTCAGTGGCTGAAGCCTGTATTGAACATCGCCTGA
- a CDS encoding DODA-type extradiol aromatic ring-opening family dioxygenase → MSLAYPVLFVSHGAPTFAIEPGQAGARLAELGRALPRPSAIVIVSPHWMTRGSVRVGSSKAPETIHDFGGFPQALYRLQYPATGNPALAEQICNLLSRNGIAATTESNRGLDHGAWVPLLHLLPTADIPVVQVSMPHPLNPLGAWQLGQALKPLRDQGVLIIGSGSLTHNLYEFRSNYGDPAEYVARFSDWIRDALQAGDLPALLAYRRNAPEAERAHPSEEHLLPLFLALGAAGEHYAVDVLEGGVADGVLAMDSYLFKSPTATQEITQA, encoded by the coding sequence ATGAGTCTGGCCTATCCAGTGTTGTTCGTGTCCCACGGAGCACCAACCTTTGCCATCGAACCCGGCCAGGCCGGGGCACGCCTGGCTGAGCTAGGCCGAGCGCTGCCACGGCCTAGCGCCATCGTAATCGTCTCTCCTCACTGGATGACCCGTGGGAGCGTGCGTGTAGGCAGCAGCAAGGCGCCGGAAACCATTCACGACTTCGGAGGCTTTCCGCAAGCACTGTATCGCCTGCAATACCCTGCAACCGGCAATCCTGCATTGGCCGAGCAAATCTGCAACCTGCTTTCCCGCAATGGGATTGCCGCAACTACCGAATCGAATCGAGGCCTGGACCACGGCGCCTGGGTGCCGTTGCTGCACCTATTGCCCACTGCGGATATCCCGGTGGTCCAAGTGTCCATGCCCCACCCGCTCAATCCATTGGGTGCCTGGCAGCTTGGCCAGGCACTCAAGCCGCTGCGCGATCAGGGCGTGCTGATCATTGGCTCCGGCAGTCTGACCCATAACCTTTATGAGTTCCGTAGCAACTACGGCGACCCGGCTGAGTACGTAGCGCGTTTTTCCGACTGGATCCGTGACGCCCTGCAAGCCGGTGACCTGCCAGCGCTGCTCGCCTACCGCCGCAATGCCCCGGAGGCCGAGCGTGCGCACCCCAGTGAAGAACATTTGTTGCCGCTATTTCTGGCGCTCGGTGCCGCAGGCGAGCACTACGCCGTGGATGTGCTAGAGGGCGGTGTCGCCGACGGCGTACTGGCTATGGACAGCTACCTGTTCAAAAGCCCAACCGCCACTCAGGAGATTACTCAAGCATGA
- a CDS encoding LysR substrate-binding domain-containing protein yields MTSEDSFSGIHIFLATARSATFTEAAERLGLSKSAVGKAIARLEARVGTSLFYRSTRRLSLSPDGEAYFTVWSNALEEIKATESNLGNKLGVPTGRLRVDMPVAFGKQVVLPVLLEMSKRFPQLQLTLTFSDQLVDLTEEGIDLAIRFGSVDNVPGLVARRLTSHRWVTCAAPGYLEEYGTPLTLEDMGQHRSIVGYRRGSLMPWKMAQAGQSLKFSPPPTYQFDDAEAMIEATRAGLGICQMPLCLFEKDIAQQVVVTVLEPFEPAPVEVHALWSKSNHLRPKIRYLVDELLKLYGHS; encoded by the coding sequence ATGACCTCCGAAGATTCCTTCAGCGGCATCCATATTTTTCTCGCCACCGCCCGCTCTGCGACCTTCACAGAGGCAGCCGAGCGCCTGGGGCTGTCCAAGTCGGCCGTAGGTAAGGCGATTGCACGGCTGGAGGCACGGGTGGGTACCAGCCTGTTTTATCGCTCGACCCGCCGCTTGTCCCTGTCTCCGGATGGCGAGGCCTACTTCACCGTGTGGTCCAATGCGCTGGAGGAGATCAAGGCCACCGAGAGCAACCTCGGCAACAAGTTAGGCGTGCCCACAGGGCGCTTGCGGGTGGACATGCCGGTCGCGTTCGGTAAACAGGTGGTACTGCCGGTGCTACTGGAGATGAGCAAACGCTTCCCGCAGTTGCAACTGACCTTGACCTTTAGCGACCAACTGGTGGACCTGACGGAAGAAGGTATCGACCTGGCCATTCGTTTTGGCAGCGTCGACAACGTCCCCGGCCTGGTGGCCAGACGCCTGACGTCACACCGCTGGGTAACCTGTGCAGCGCCGGGTTATCTGGAAGAATATGGTACGCCGTTGACGCTCGAGGACATGGGCCAGCACCGCAGCATCGTCGGCTATCGCCGCGGCAGCCTAATGCCCTGGAAAATGGCCCAGGCCGGGCAATCCTTGAAGTTCTCGCCACCACCGACCTATCAGTTTGACGATGCCGAAGCGATGATTGAAGCCACGCGAGCCGGCCTCGGTATTTGCCAGATGCCGCTCTGTCTATTTGAAAAGGACATCGCCCAGCAGGTTGTTGTTACGGTACTCGAGCCCTTTGAACCGGCGCCTGTCGAGGTCCACGCACTATGGTCGAAGAGCAATCATCTGCGGCCCAAAATTCGTTACCTGGTCGACGAGTTATTGAAGCTGTATGGCCACAGCTAA
- a CDS encoding putative quinol monooxygenase — protein MKDEVISIFTLSLAPEDFPEFKTLVAKIVAATSEEPGTLMYEYSVNEARTEVHIIERYRADAVVNHIEETFAPFGEKFLELVKITSLLVYGNPDAPTRKHLDAFGAVYMNPFDGFTRT, from the coding sequence ATGAAAGACGAAGTCATCAGCATTTTTACCCTAAGCCTGGCTCCGGAAGACTTCCCTGAATTTAAAACGCTGGTTGCCAAGATTGTCGCCGCTACGAGCGAAGAGCCTGGCACCTTGATGTACGAATACAGCGTCAACGAGGCTCGCACTGAGGTGCACATTATCGAGCGTTACCGTGCCGATGCTGTCGTTAACCATATTGAAGAAACCTTCGCGCCGTTCGGCGAAAAGTTTCTCGAGCTGGTGAAAATCACCAGCCTGCTAGTTTATGGCAACCCAGACGCGCCGACGCGCAAGCACCTGGATGCCTTTGGCGCGGTGTACATGAATCCGTTTGATGGGTTTACCCGGACCTGA
- a CDS encoding SDR family NAD(P)-dependent oxidoreductase: MHINLAGKTALVTASTGGIGFAIAHGLALTGAIVIINGRSDSSVEKALARLSEAVPQATFSGVAADLGNADGVGVLTAALPTIDILVNNAGIYGLADFFEADDDCWEDYWQTNVMSGVRLSRALVPAMVQRGWGRVVFISSESARNIPADMVHYGVTKTAQLALSRGLAKRVAGSGVTVNSVLPGPTLSDGLAELLKGESARSGKSLEAVAAEFVMTHRPTSLIQRAATVDEVANMVVYICSTQASATSGAALRVDGGVVDDIL; the protein is encoded by the coding sequence ATGCACATCAATCTTGCCGGCAAGACCGCTTTGGTTACTGCCTCCACAGGCGGCATCGGCTTCGCCATTGCCCATGGCCTGGCGCTCACCGGCGCTATCGTGATCATCAACGGGCGGAGTGACAGCTCGGTCGAAAAAGCCCTGGCACGTTTGAGCGAAGCGGTACCGCAGGCCACCTTCAGCGGAGTCGCGGCTGATCTGGGCAATGCCGACGGCGTTGGCGTTCTTACAGCTGCGCTTCCCACCATCGACATTCTGGTCAACAACGCCGGCATCTATGGTTTGGCCGATTTCTTCGAGGCCGATGACGACTGCTGGGAAGACTATTGGCAAACTAACGTAATGTCCGGTGTTCGCCTGAGCCGCGCGTTGGTTCCAGCCATGGTCCAACGAGGTTGGGGTAGGGTGGTGTTTATCTCCTCGGAGTCAGCCCGAAATATCCCGGCCGATATGGTTCATTACGGCGTAACCAAGACGGCGCAACTGGCGTTGTCGCGTGGCTTGGCCAAACGTGTGGCCGGCAGCGGCGTAACCGTTAACAGCGTGCTGCCAGGCCCGACACTGTCTGATGGCTTGGCTGAGCTGCTCAAAGGAGAGTCTGCCCGCTCCGGCAAATCCTTGGAGGCCGTCGCTGCCGAATTCGTCATGACCCACCGTCCCACCTCGTTGATTCAACGTGCGGCCACGGTCGATGAGGTCGCCAATATGGTCGTCTATATCTGCTCCACCCAGGCGTCAGCCACCAGCGGCGCTGCGCTGCGGGTCGATGGCGGCGTGGTGGACGATATCCTCTGA
- a CDS encoding DoxX family protein: MTAASRTLPYAALVLRLILGVMFLAHGLTKLLVFTPAGTAGFFESVGFSGFLAYPVIAFEVVGGLFLILGVLARWVAALATVQLLVAASVHFGNGWSFTNANGGWEYPVFLAFTALALALLDDGAFALKRSARN, from the coding sequence ATGACCGCCGCTAGCCGCACCCTCCCCTATGCCGCCCTGGTACTACGCCTAATCCTTGGCGTGATGTTTCTCGCTCATGGCCTGACCAAGCTGCTGGTGTTCACCCCGGCCGGCACAGCAGGTTTCTTTGAGTCCGTTGGCTTCTCCGGCTTTCTTGCCTATCCGGTCATTGCCTTTGAAGTGGTCGGCGGCCTGTTCCTGATCCTTGGTGTACTCGCTCGCTGGGTAGCGGCCCTAGCCACCGTGCAACTGCTGGTGGCAGCAAGCGTGCACTTCGGTAATGGCTGGAGCTTCACCAACGCCAATGGTGGCTGGGAATACCCGGTCTTTCTGGCATTCACTGCACTGGCCTTGGCGCTGCTGGATGACGGAGCCTTCGCCTTGAAACGTTCAGCACGTAACTAA